The window TCACACCTTCCTCATTTGAAAGACGGCTTGATGGCTCACCGACCACTTTTGATGCCGCTGATGTCGCTGCCGATCTACTCCGGGTTGGCAATCCGTGCCGTTCAAGCGACGGGGCAGGTTGCTTCGCAGTGGATCGAATCCGCCGGTGATATCGTTGAGAATTTGCGTGAGCCAAAAGAGTCCGGGGACTCATTTGCAGACATTTTCGCCGGAACCGCCTCGGAATCTGGTTCGGGATCAAGCGAGTCGGAAAGCGGTTTGAACGCAATCCGCGAGACTTTGGGGAAATTTCTTCGAGACATGGGTTTGGCTCCCGGAACGGAAGTGAACCTGCAGTTGTCTGACGGTGAAATCCGAGTGGCATCGGACCACCCCCGAGCCGCCGAAATTGAGGATCGACTGTCACAAGAGACCACGTTGCTGTCGAAGATCCGGCAACAGATGTCAGGACAGCAACAATTTGAGTTCAACGTCGAAGTCGCACCTCGCGATGACTTGACGGGATGACGGCTTTTGTCAGAATGGCGCACAGGCCCGGAGGATAAGCGAATGGCTAGCAGGCTGATTCGAAATCAGTTGCCCAGCAATGGGTTGCGGGTTCGAGTCCCGTGTCCTCCGCTGTCAGAAAAAACCTCGCAAAGCAGATTGTTTTGCGAGGTTTTTTCGTAGGCTGGCAACCGCTTCCGAAGCCGCCCATCAAATCGCATCGTCCTTTCTACCGGTGCGAGACGGCTTGCTCGACCGTGCGGAGACGTTCCCGGCGGATGAAATTTGGGCATCGCGATCTCGATTCCGCTCAAAATCTCACCAGGTTCTCTTGTTGGCGACGCTCGCTGGTGTGTAGTAAAGCATGGTTGCAGAGTGGTCTCGGCATCCAATGCGCCTTCATGACGCAAACCGAATGCACGTGGCTCGCGGAAAATCGTGAGCCTGTCCGAGCCATCCCCTGCACTTTTGAATCAGAGCACCTGAACTCGAACGATGACGGGCATCCCCCTGCATCCCATTCGTTTATGAATATTGTCCGACTCATACCGCGGCTTACATTGCTTGGGTGCCTGCTGGCATCTCCGGGCGTCTCGGCTCAAGGTCCTGGCGGATCGTCGAGTCGGGCGAAAGCCTCTCAGACGACCGAAAAAATGACTTGGAATCCCAAGTCGATCAATGGCAAAAGCGTAGCAGACCCTGACGTTGTCACCGCCGGCGAAACGCTGGACAATTCTGATGTGGAAGGTGTTTCGTACGAGTCGTTCGGTTACGACCCATCAGGCTACGAAATTTACGAGGATGCTTATCGCGGTCCCGCTGTCACTTCGTGTGATGGATGTGGTAGCTGTGATCAATGCACGATCCGTCGTTCAGCAAGACGGTTCTGGGTGCGAGCGGAATACTTGCTTTGGTCGCTCGACGGAATGGATTTGCCGCCTCTCGTCACCACCAGCCCTGATGGCACCGACCCGGAAGACACAGGAGTGCTGGGGCAAGCCGGAACGACGACGTTGTTTGGCAACAACACCGTGTTGGACTCCATGCGTTCCGGCATGCGAGTGACTTTGGGTTGGAGCGACGACAATTGTGGCAACGGATTTGAACTGAGTGGGATGGGAATCTTCCGCGACGAAGAGACCTACCAAAGCAACCGAGGGCTGTTGGCTCGGCCGGTATTCGACACCGGTGCCGGTGCTGAGTCATCGATGCTGATCGCTCATCCGGATTTTCTTGCCGGGTCAGTGAACATCCAAGCCGAAAATGAGTTGGCGTCGTTCGAATTCAATCGCCGGCATTCGTTGTCTTCCATGCGAGGCCAACGCGTCGACTTCTTGTTGGGCTACCGATACGGAAGCCTTGAAGAAATGTTGCGGATCGATCAATCATCCGAATACACCGCGGCGCAGGGGCCGATCATCTCAGGAACGACAGTGGACCTGTTTGATCAGTTCGATGCAGAAAACCAATTTCATGGCGCTCAGGTTGGTCTTCAATTGCAACGATGTTCGGGCGCAACGACCTGGGACGCTCACGCCAAAATTGCCTTTGGAGTCAATCGAGCGGAGACGACGATCGCTGGTCAAACGACCAACACCGTTCCGGGCGGCGGATCGTCCACCTTTGCCGGTGGTCTGCTCGCTCAATCAACCAACATCGGGACATACGATGATTCGTCGTTCATGGTGTTGCCTGAGATCGGATTGAACCTGACCACCCAAGTTCATCGCGATATGAAGCTGACGATCGGATACAGCATGATGATTTGGTCCGATGTCGTTCGCGTGGAAGACGCAATCGATCGCAACGTCTCACTGTTCCCACCGGAAGCACCAACGGGAACGAATCAACCGGCTTATGATCTGACAACCAGTAGCTTCATTGCACATGGTTTGAACATCGGAGCAACGTTCCAGTTCTAAAAACTGGATGTTGGGACGTCGTCACACAAGCGGCGACATTTGGTACATCATCCGACCACCCAAGTCTGGACGAAGCCAGACTTGGGCGAGCCGAACGAAAACGATCACACAGTGGTCTCAATGGTGATCGTGAGCATTTCTTCCACGGCCAATCCATAGCGGTCCGTTGACAACACACGGATGCTGTAGCTGGATTGCGTGGATGCATCGGCTTCGAAGTTGGTCGTCAACACACCATCCACAATGGTGAACGATGCATTGTCGGTGTCTCCTTCGCCGGCTACAAATTCGAACGTGTGTTCGTCGAAGTCATTGGCGTCGGTCGCAGTGAACGTGCCGACCGTGGTTCCACTCGCGGCACCATCAGCAACCGTTGTTGCGTCCAACAAGATGGCGGTCGGGGCCACGTTTTCTTCGGTGACGATTAGATCCGCTGTGTCCTCAAAAGTGAGTCCATCGGAATCGGTCACGCGAACTCGGATCGAGTAGAGAGCTTGGATCGCGTCGTCGGTAGCTTCCGCGGTTCGCAATGCTCCGTCTACCAAGGTGAACTTGTCATTGTCGAGGTCTCCTTCGCCGGAAACGAATTCGAAGGTGAAGGTATCACCGGCGTCTTGATCTTCCGCTCCCAGATTTCCAACCAGGAATCCGCTGGCTTGACCGCTCGCAATGGCTGGGAAGGGCAGTGTCAGTCCTGTGGGAGCATCGTTGATATCGACAACAGTGATCACGAAGGATTGACTGACCGTTTCGCCGACGGCATCCGAACTTTGGATACGAACGGAGTACGACGATTGAGTTTCAAAGTCAAAGGTCGCGGCGGTCACCAGGTTGCCTCCGTCGATCGCGAACAAGGCGTTGTCGGTGTCACCCACACCACTGACCAACGAATACGTGAATGTGTCAGCCACATCCGCGTCCGTGGTGCTGAGTGCACCCACAACTGTTCCAATGGCAGCGTTTTCTGCGATCGTCGCGTCGTCAAGTGCGATGGCGGTGGGGGCAGAGTTGGTTTCCGTCACGGTGATTGTGAACGTCTGCTCCACGAATGAGCCGCCCGCATCGGTGCTTCGCACTCGAATTGAGTAGGACGATTGGGTGTCCATGTCGAGCGTCGTCGCGGTCACCAAGTTTCCGCCGTCGATCGTGAACGAGGCATTGTCCGTGTCACCGTCGCCAGCGACCAAGGTATAGGTGAACGTGTCCGATGCATCCACATCGGTGGTGCTGAATGAGCCAACCGTGGTGCCCGAGGTCGAATCTTCGGTGACAACACTGCTGCTGATCGAGATCGCCGTGGGAGCCTCGTTCACATCGGTGATCGAGATCGTCAGCGTTTGCTCGAAGGTTGCTCCGTCAGAGTCCGTCGTTTGAACTCGAACGGAGTAAGAATCCTGCGTTTCGAAGTCGAACGTTGTGGCTGTAACGAGGTTGCTGCCATCGATGGTGAAGGAGGCGTTGTCGGTGTCACCATCGCCGCTGACCAAGGCGTACGTGAACGTGTCGCCGGCATCCGCATCCGTTGTGCTCAACGCGCCAACGACGGTTCCCGAAGCGACGTCTTCGGCAACGCTGCTGTTATCAATTGCAATCGCAGTCGGCGTTTCATTGACGTCTGTCACCGAGATCGTCAGGACTTGTTCGAATGTCGCTCCCGCCGAATCCGTCGTTTGAACTCGAACGGAGTAAGAATCCTGCGTTTCGAAGTCAAACGTTGTCGCTGTGACGAGGTTGCTGCCATCGATGGTGAAGGCGGCATTGTCAGTGTCACCATCGCCGCTGACCAAGGCGTACGTGAACGTGTCGCCAGCATCCGCATCGGTCGTGCTCAACGCACCGACGACCGTTCCCGATGCGACGTCTTCAGCGATGGTGTCGTTGTCAATCGCGATCGCGGTTGGCACGGCGTTCGTGCCGGTGATCGTGATCGTCAAGACCTGCGTGATGGTTGCTCCAGCCGAGTCCGTCGATTGAACACGAACCGAGTACGACGATTGGGTGTCGAAGTCGAACGTCGTCGCTGTCACCAAGTTGCTGCCATCAATCGAGAAGGCAGCGTTGTCGGTGTCGCCTTCACCGCTGACGAGGGCATATGTGAACGTGTCACCAGCGTCAGCGTCCGTCGTGCTCAGAGCACCAACGACAGTGCCAGATGCCACATCTTCGGAGATCGTTGCGTTGTCAATCGCGAGCGACGTTGGAGCGTCGTTGGAATCGGTGATCGACAGAGTCAGGATTTGTTCAAACGTGGCTCCACCCGAATCGGTCGTTTGCACTCGAATTGAGTAAGACGATTGAGTCTCGAAGTCGAACGTAGTGGCTGTCACGAGATTGCTGCCACTGATCGTGAAGGCAGCGTTGTCCGTGTCGCCTTCGCCGCTGACCAAGGCATAGGTGAATGTGTCCGAAGCATTCGCGTCGGTCGTGCTGAGCGACCCCACAGTGGTTCCGACGGTCGCGTGCTCTTCGATATCCGTGTTGTCGATCGAAATCGCGGTTGGCGTTTGGTTGGCTTCGTTTTCCGTGATCGTGATCGTCAAGACTTGCTCGAAGGTAGCTCCGGCCGAGTCTTCCGTTTGGACACGAATCGAATAAGACGACTGGGTGTCGAAGTCGAACGTGGTTGCGGTCACCAAGTTCCCGCCGCTGATGGTGAACGCGGCATTGTCGGTGTCACCTTCTCCGCTGACCAAGGTGTAAGTGAAGGTGTCCGATGCATCGGCGTCCGTCGTGCTGAATGCACCCACCGTGGTGCCAGACGCGGCGTCTTCCGAAATGCTGCTGTTGTCCAGCGAAATCGCGGTGGGGACTTCGTTGGTGTCAGTCACGGTGATCGTGAGGACTTGTTCGAAGGTCGCGCCGGCGGAATCGGTCGTCTGAACTCGGATCGAGTAGGAAGACTGAGTTTCGAAGTCGAACGTGGTCGCGGTGACCAGGTTGTTTCCACTGATGGTGAAGGCAGCGTTGTCCGTGTCGCCATCGCCACTGACCAGGGCATAGGTGAACGTGTCCGACGCATCGTCGTCCGTGGTGGTGAACGAGCCAACCGTCGTTCCTGACGCGGTGTCTTCTGCAATCGTGCTGTTGTCGATCGCGATCGCGGTCGGAGCATCGTTCACGTTTGTGGCGGTGATCGTGAACGTTTCCACGGTCGACAATCCAAACGGATCGGTGCTTTGGATTCGGACCGAGTAAGACGATTGGGTTTCGAAGTCCAGCGACGCGGCGGTCACCAAGTTGTTGCCGTCAATCGCGAAGGATGCATT of the Rhodopirellula baltica SH 1 genome contains:
- a CDS encoding BBP7 family outer membrane beta-barrel protein — translated: MTWNPKSINGKSVADPDVVTAGETLDNSDVEGVSYESFGYDPSGYEIYEDAYRGPAVTSCDGCGSCDQCTIRRSARRFWVRAEYLLWSLDGMDLPPLVTTSPDGTDPEDTGVLGQAGTTTLFGNNTVLDSMRSGMRVTLGWSDDNCGNGFELSGMGIFRDEETYQSNRGLLARPVFDTGAGAESSMLIAHPDFLAGSVNIQAENELASFEFNRRHSLSSMRGQRVDFLLGYRYGSLEEMLRIDQSSEYTAAQGPIISGTTVDLFDQFDAENQFHGAQVGLQLQRCSGATTWDAHAKIAFGVNRAETTIAGQTTNTVPGGGSSTFAGGLLAQSTNIGTYDDSSFMVLPEIGLNLTTQVHRDMKLTIGYSMMIWSDVVRVEDAIDRNVSLFPPEAPTGTNQPAYDLTTSSFIAHGLNIGATFQF
- a CDS encoding cadherin domain-containing protein, yielding MKPAVQRLLARLTSNKSRHSRHKSRYLGSSDRRLKVESLESRRVLAATIASFAPTPSGFTAELSEEISVQKINLYDTEAGAAGAADVTLQGATTGEVRGSLVINGTTVTFIATDGPLAADTYTATLRSASDGFTDLADGELLDGDDNGTAGGNFVTTFTVASPASLVVGLPDIVRGPSQTVQLPVGGSGTELPAGLPIQLSNADGVTSVTMTIQYDPALLDISGVQLGADAPTGSQVEANLDTPGVATITFFSLEAMDAGQADIIDLIATIPEDAPYGSTGSLTISSLDVNAGAMTASADDAIQVVAFPGDVNANRRYDAEDARLVARVGVDLDSGFVVTDATASGETFVPFAAIDPNLLGDVTGQDGLSPLDASDLLRRVVGLSTPNIPDLPDAQAPTNISLSSTTVAENVAVGTSVGTFSTMDPDSGDTHTYALVSGTGDTDNSSFTISGNTLLTAEVFDSSVQDTYTIRVQTTDSTGRTLERVFTLTVTDQNVAPTGISLSDTSIAENEAASTSVGDLSTTDSNTGDTFTYSIVSIDGSTTDTTFAISGNSLVATESLDFETKSSYTVVVRTTDQGGLSFDQTFTINVDDINEAPTAIALSDDSVADDSVSGTVVGSFTTTDVDASDTFTYALVSGTGDTDNASFTIVGNELRTATTIDFDTQSSYSIRIQTTDSGGETFEQVFTIVQSNEGPTAISLSDSTVAENGSAGDTVGTFSSTDPTSGDTFTYTFVTGEGDDDNALFQIDGDELQTAGSLDAETQGTLTIRVRSTDSTGEFTEETFTITVSSVNEAPTTITLSGTHVATGEPSGTTVGTLGTDDPDSGDTITYTLVSGTGDTDNASFTISNGELVTAFAANQQTQSSYSVRVRAQDADGLSTEETFTITITSTNVAPTAIAIDNNDVEENADIGTTVGTLSTTDANTMDSFVYTLVSGTGDTDNASFAIDGNNLVTAASLDFETQSSYSVRIQSTDPFGLSTVETFTITATNVNDAPTAIAIDNSTIAEDTASGTTVGSFTTTDDDASDTFTYALVSGDGDTDNAAFTISGNNLVTATTFDFETQSSYSIRVQTTDSAGATFEQVLTITVTDTNEVPTAISLDNSSISEDAASGTTVGAFSTTDADASDTFTYTLVSGEGDTDNAAFTISGGNLVTATTFDFDTQSSYSIRVQTEDSAGATFEQVLTITITENEANQTPTAISIDNTDIEEHATVGTTVGSLSTTDANASDTFTYALVSGEGDTDNAAFTISGSNLVTATTFDFETQSSYSIRVQTTDSGGATFEQILTLSITDSNDAPTSLAIDNATISEDVASGTVVGALSTTDADAGDTFTYALVSGEGDTDNAAFSIDGSNLVTATTFDFDTQSSYSVRVQSTDSAGATITQVLTITITGTNAVPTAIAIDNDTIAEDVASGTVVGALSTTDADAGDTFTYALVSGDGDTDNAAFTIDGSNLVTATTFDFETQDSYSVRVQTTDSAGATFEQVLTISVTDVNETPTAIAIDNSSVAEDVASGTVVGALSTTDADAGDTFTYALVSGDGDTDNASFTIDGSNLVTATTFDFETQDSYSVRVQTTDSDGATFEQTLTISITDVNEAPTAISISSSVVTEDSTSGTTVGSFSTTDVDASDTFTYTLVAGDGDTDNASFTIDGGNLVTATTLDMDTQSSYSIRVRSTDAGGSFVEQTFTITVTETNSAPTAIALDDATIAENAAIGTVVGALSTTDADVADTFTYSLVSGVGDTDNALFAIDGGNLVTAATFDFETQSSYSVRIQSSDAVGETVSQSFVITVVDINDAPTGLTLPFPAIASGQASGFLVGNLGAEDQDAGDTFTFEFVSGEGDLDNDKFTLVDGALRTAEATDDAIQALYSIRVRVTDSDGLTFEDTADLIVTEENVAPTAILLDATTVADGAASGTTVGTFTATDANDFDEHTFEFVAGEGDTDNASFTIVDGVLTTNFEADASTQSSYSIRVLSTDRYGLAVEEMLTITIETTV